One Paraburkholderia phytofirmans OLGA172 genomic window carries:
- a CDS encoding helix-turn-helix domain-containing protein, which yields MYDQAAMQRLVEAAGHSLAAKATAYISTFATGERLSRPAVSPEEAIAAVVAANGNKSGAAKSLNISRQALYRILAKCGNRHAAPLVREDAIVLGETEGDPHH from the coding sequence ATGTATGACCAGGCGGCGATGCAGCGGCTTGTTGAGGCGGCAGGACATAGCCTGGCGGCCAAGGCTACCGCATACATTTCGACATTTGCCACCGGTGAACGTCTTTCCCGGCCCGCCGTTTCTCCGGAAGAGGCGATAGCGGCCGTTGTGGCCGCAAACGGCAACAAGTCAGGCGCAGCCAAAAGCCTCAACATTTCCAGGCAAGCACTTTACCGAATCCTGGCGAAGTGCGGGAATCGGCACGCTGCGCCGCTCGTACGCGAGGACGCGATCGTTCTGGGCGAAACAGAGGGCGACCCTCACCACTGA
- a CDS encoding transposase domain-containing protein — protein MSCRLNKPLHRRLVIHRWTAVRLRDAELSGSRHNALERQIRPIALGRANWTFAGSPRGAKAAATMYSLLATARLNAFEPYAWLKDTLEKLPSYPVNRVHELLPLAR, from the coding sequence ATGTCCTGCCGCCTCAACAAGCCGCTGCATCGCCGCCTGGTCATACATCGGTGGACGGCGGTCCGGCTTCGCGACGCGGAGTTATCCGGGAGTCGGCATAATGCTCTCGAGCGTCAAATTCGCCCTATCGCCCTTGGGAGAGCCAATTGGACATTCGCGGGCTCGCCGCGTGGCGCCAAGGCCGCCGCCACGATGTACTCGCTGCTCGCCACGGCTCGGCTAAACGCCTTCGAGCCCTATGCATGGCTCAAGGACACACTTGAGAAGTTGCCATCGTATCCTGTCAACCGCGTGCATGAACTGTTGCCGCTCGCCCGATAA